A DNA window from Paralichthys olivaceus isolate ysfri-2021 chromosome 11, ASM2471397v2, whole genome shotgun sequence contains the following coding sequences:
- the c11h19orf47 gene encoding uncharacterized protein C19orf47 homolog isoform X4: MASVTTATSEWIQFFKDAGIPAGLAVTYAVSFVDNRIQKNMLMDLSKDIMMDLGITVIGDIIAILKHAKQVYRQDMCKMATEAISSGQTSVKAELRRTANTPATRMIANALSHDSPPVTPARRPDNRLSVTVSNMPSNKSNKAVLSQPADEGNGLPAVKRRRVTAEMEGLKRTSVFARLGAESKADIPTSNNKPTGVFSRLDQANKVEVPPRAGKMDIDEQDDSDGEGSVLQYAGVLKKLPPSQKKELTPKPAPTTLRRLGGKFKLPPTDTPTPSSSSPNGLPAAKISVLKRLGKLPATTTAALPTSADTQDNRVTSTRPRTLERQTIASPKVSSSTGTTAGGVVGGGGAESLGARMDIQAVSVFKRLGNKRT; encoded by the exons ATGGCGTCCGTGACAACAG ccACCTCAgagtggattcagttttttaaggATGCAGGGATCCCAGCTGGTCTCGCTGTCACCTATGCAGTCTCCTTTGTGGACAACAG AATCCAGAAGAACATGCTTATGGACCTCAGTAAAGATATTATGATGGACCTCGGTATAACGGTCATTGGTGATATCATTGCCATTCTTAAACATGCCAAGCAGGTGTACCGGCAG GACATGTGCAAAATGGCCACAGAAGCCATCTCCTCAGGACAGACGAGTGTTAAGGCTGAGCTCAGAAGAACTGCCAATACTC CTGCCACTCGTATGATTGCTAACGCTTTGAGCCACGACTCCCCACCAGTCACCCCGGCCCGTCGACCTGACAACCGCCTCTCCGTCACAGTGTCCAACATGCCATCAAACAAGAGTAACAAAGCAG TTTTAAGTCAGCCTGCCGACGAGGGGAACGGTTTGCCAGCAGTGAAGCGCCGGCGAGTGACAGCTGAGATGGAAG GTTTGAAACGCACATCTGTATTTGCAAGACTTGGAGCTGAATCAAAAGCAGACATACCAACAAGCAATAACAAG CCCACTGGTGTGTTCAGTCGTCTGGACCAAGCGAACAAAGTGGAAGTCCCACCGAGGGCAGGGAAGATGGATATAGACGAGCAGGATGACAGTGATGGAGAGGGCTCTGTTCTTCAGTACGCTGGCGTCCTCAAGAAACTACCTCCCTCTCAGAAGAAAGAGCTGACCCCAAAACCTGCCCCAACCACCCTGCGGCGACTGGGAGGAAAATTCAAACTACCTCCCACTGACACTCccactccctcctcttcttcccctaACGGCCTCCCTGCTGCCAAAATCAGTGTGCTTAAGAGACTGGGCAAGCTCCCAGCCACAACCACGGCCGCGTTGCCCACTTCAGCTGACACACAGGACAACAGAGTGACCAGCACCAGGCCCAGAACCCTGGAGAGACAGACCATAGCGAGCCCCaaagtcagcagcagcaccggGACCACAGCAGGAGGAgtagtgggaggaggaggagcagagtccTTGGGGGCCCGCATGGACATCCAGGCTGTGAGTGTTTTTAAGAGACTGGGCAATAAGAGAACCTAA
- the c11h19orf47 gene encoding uncharacterized protein C19orf47 homolog isoform X2 — protein sequence MASVTTATSEWIQFFKDAGIPAGLAVTYAVSFVDNRIQKNMLMDLSKDIMMDLGITVIGDIIAILKHAKQVYRQDMCKMATEAISSGQTSVKAELRRTANTPATRMIANALSHDSPPVTPARRPDNRLSVTVSNMPSNKSNKAVLSQPADEGNGLPAVKRRRVTAEMEGKYIINMPKGTTPRTRRILAQQGKKGLKRTSVFARLGAESKADIPTSNNKPTGVFSRLDQANKVEVPPRAGKMDIDEQDDSDGEGSVLQYAGVLKKLPPSQKKELTPKPAPTTLRRLGGKFKLPPTDTPTPSSSSPNGLPAAKISVLKRLGKLPATTTAALPTSADTQDNRVTSTRPRTLERQTIASPKVSSSTGTTAGGVVGGGGAESLGARMDIQAVSVFKRLGNKRT from the exons ATGGCGTCCGTGACAACAG ccACCTCAgagtggattcagttttttaaggATGCAGGGATCCCAGCTGGTCTCGCTGTCACCTATGCAGTCTCCTTTGTGGACAACAG AATCCAGAAGAACATGCTTATGGACCTCAGTAAAGATATTATGATGGACCTCGGTATAACGGTCATTGGTGATATCATTGCCATTCTTAAACATGCCAAGCAGGTGTACCGGCAG GACATGTGCAAAATGGCCACAGAAGCCATCTCCTCAGGACAGACGAGTGTTAAGGCTGAGCTCAGAAGAACTGCCAATACTC CTGCCACTCGTATGATTGCTAACGCTTTGAGCCACGACTCCCCACCAGTCACCCCGGCCCGTCGACCTGACAACCGCCTCTCCGTCACAGTGTCCAACATGCCATCAAACAAGAGTAACAAAGCAG TTTTAAGTCAGCCTGCCGACGAGGGGAACGGTTTGCCAGCAGTGAAGCGCCGGCGAGTGACAGCTGAGATGGAAGGCAAGtacatcatcaacatgcccaaAGGCACCACGCCTCGTACACGCCGCATCCTGGCCCAGCAGGGCAAGAAAG GTTTGAAACGCACATCTGTATTTGCAAGACTTGGAGCTGAATCAAAAGCAGACATACCAACAAGCAATAACAAG CCCACTGGTGTGTTCAGTCGTCTGGACCAAGCGAACAAAGTGGAAGTCCCACCGAGGGCAGGGAAGATGGATATAGACGAGCAGGATGACAGTGATGGAGAGGGCTCTGTTCTTCAGTACGCTGGCGTCCTCAAGAAACTACCTCCCTCTCAGAAGAAAGAGCTGACCCCAAAACCTGCCCCAACCACCCTGCGGCGACTGGGAGGAAAATTCAAACTACCTCCCACTGACACTCccactccctcctcttcttcccctaACGGCCTCCCTGCTGCCAAAATCAGTGTGCTTAAGAGACTGGGCAAGCTCCCAGCCACAACCACGGCCGCGTTGCCCACTTCAGCTGACACACAGGACAACAGAGTGACCAGCACCAGGCCCAGAACCCTGGAGAGACAGACCATAGCGAGCCCCaaagtcagcagcagcaccggGACCACAGCAGGAGGAgtagtgggaggaggaggagcagagtccTTGGGGGCCCGCATGGACATCCAGGCTGTGAGTGTTTTTAAGAGACTGGGCAATAAGAGAACCTAA
- the c11h19orf47 gene encoding uncharacterized protein C19orf47 homolog isoform X1, translating to MLLPPRVYISLSTTATSEWIQFFKDAGIPAGLAVTYAVSFVDNRIQKNMLMDLSKDIMMDLGITVIGDIIAILKHAKQVYRQDMCKMATEAISSGQTSVKAELRRTANTPATRMIANALSHDSPPVTPARRPDNRLSVTVSNMPSNKSNKAVLSQPADEGNGLPAVKRRRVTAEMEGKYIINMPKGTTPRTRRILAQQGKKGLKRTSVFARLGAESKADIPTSNNKPTGVFSRLDQANKVEVPPRAGKMDIDEQDDSDGEGSVLQYAGVLKKLPPSQKKELTPKPAPTTLRRLGGKFKLPPTDTPTPSSSSPNGLPAAKISVLKRLGKLPATTTAALPTSADTQDNRVTSTRPRTLERQTIASPKVSSSTGTTAGGVVGGGGAESLGARMDIQAVSVFKRLGNKRT from the exons ATGCTGCTGCCTCCTCGGGTTTACATCTCCCTCTCTACCACTG ccACCTCAgagtggattcagttttttaaggATGCAGGGATCCCAGCTGGTCTCGCTGTCACCTATGCAGTCTCCTTTGTGGACAACAG AATCCAGAAGAACATGCTTATGGACCTCAGTAAAGATATTATGATGGACCTCGGTATAACGGTCATTGGTGATATCATTGCCATTCTTAAACATGCCAAGCAGGTGTACCGGCAG GACATGTGCAAAATGGCCACAGAAGCCATCTCCTCAGGACAGACGAGTGTTAAGGCTGAGCTCAGAAGAACTGCCAATACTC CTGCCACTCGTATGATTGCTAACGCTTTGAGCCACGACTCCCCACCAGTCACCCCGGCCCGTCGACCTGACAACCGCCTCTCCGTCACAGTGTCCAACATGCCATCAAACAAGAGTAACAAAGCAG TTTTAAGTCAGCCTGCCGACGAGGGGAACGGTTTGCCAGCAGTGAAGCGCCGGCGAGTGACAGCTGAGATGGAAGGCAAGtacatcatcaacatgcccaaAGGCACCACGCCTCGTACACGCCGCATCCTGGCCCAGCAGGGCAAGAAAG GTTTGAAACGCACATCTGTATTTGCAAGACTTGGAGCTGAATCAAAAGCAGACATACCAACAAGCAATAACAAG CCCACTGGTGTGTTCAGTCGTCTGGACCAAGCGAACAAAGTGGAAGTCCCACCGAGGGCAGGGAAGATGGATATAGACGAGCAGGATGACAGTGATGGAGAGGGCTCTGTTCTTCAGTACGCTGGCGTCCTCAAGAAACTACCTCCCTCTCAGAAGAAAGAGCTGACCCCAAAACCTGCCCCAACCACCCTGCGGCGACTGGGAGGAAAATTCAAACTACCTCCCACTGACACTCccactccctcctcttcttcccctaACGGCCTCCCTGCTGCCAAAATCAGTGTGCTTAAGAGACTGGGCAAGCTCCCAGCCACAACCACGGCCGCGTTGCCCACTTCAGCTGACACACAGGACAACAGAGTGACCAGCACCAGGCCCAGAACCCTGGAGAGACAGACCATAGCGAGCCCCaaagtcagcagcagcaccggGACCACAGCAGGAGGAgtagtgggaggaggaggagcagagtccTTGGGGGCCCGCATGGACATCCAGGCTGTGAGTGTTTTTAAGAGACTGGGCAATAAGAGAACCTAA
- the c11h19orf47 gene encoding uncharacterized protein C19orf47 homolog isoform X3, with translation MLLPPRVYISLSTTATSEWIQFFKDAGIPAGLAVTYAVSFVDNRIQKNMLMDLSKDIMMDLGITVIGDIIAILKHAKQVYRQDMCKMATEAISSGQTSVKAELRRTANTPATRMIANALSHDSPPVTPARRPDNRLSVTVSNMPSNKSNKAVLSQPADEGNGLPAVKRRRVTAEMEGLKRTSVFARLGAESKADIPTSNNKPTGVFSRLDQANKVEVPPRAGKMDIDEQDDSDGEGSVLQYAGVLKKLPPSQKKELTPKPAPTTLRRLGGKFKLPPTDTPTPSSSSPNGLPAAKISVLKRLGKLPATTTAALPTSADTQDNRVTSTRPRTLERQTIASPKVSSSTGTTAGGVVGGGGAESLGARMDIQAVSVFKRLGNKRT, from the exons ATGCTGCTGCCTCCTCGGGTTTACATCTCCCTCTCTACCACTG ccACCTCAgagtggattcagttttttaaggATGCAGGGATCCCAGCTGGTCTCGCTGTCACCTATGCAGTCTCCTTTGTGGACAACAG AATCCAGAAGAACATGCTTATGGACCTCAGTAAAGATATTATGATGGACCTCGGTATAACGGTCATTGGTGATATCATTGCCATTCTTAAACATGCCAAGCAGGTGTACCGGCAG GACATGTGCAAAATGGCCACAGAAGCCATCTCCTCAGGACAGACGAGTGTTAAGGCTGAGCTCAGAAGAACTGCCAATACTC CTGCCACTCGTATGATTGCTAACGCTTTGAGCCACGACTCCCCACCAGTCACCCCGGCCCGTCGACCTGACAACCGCCTCTCCGTCACAGTGTCCAACATGCCATCAAACAAGAGTAACAAAGCAG TTTTAAGTCAGCCTGCCGACGAGGGGAACGGTTTGCCAGCAGTGAAGCGCCGGCGAGTGACAGCTGAGATGGAAG GTTTGAAACGCACATCTGTATTTGCAAGACTTGGAGCTGAATCAAAAGCAGACATACCAACAAGCAATAACAAG CCCACTGGTGTGTTCAGTCGTCTGGACCAAGCGAACAAAGTGGAAGTCCCACCGAGGGCAGGGAAGATGGATATAGACGAGCAGGATGACAGTGATGGAGAGGGCTCTGTTCTTCAGTACGCTGGCGTCCTCAAGAAACTACCTCCCTCTCAGAAGAAAGAGCTGACCCCAAAACCTGCCCCAACCACCCTGCGGCGACTGGGAGGAAAATTCAAACTACCTCCCACTGACACTCccactccctcctcttcttcccctaACGGCCTCCCTGCTGCCAAAATCAGTGTGCTTAAGAGACTGGGCAAGCTCCCAGCCACAACCACGGCCGCGTTGCCCACTTCAGCTGACACACAGGACAACAGAGTGACCAGCACCAGGCCCAGAACCCTGGAGAGACAGACCATAGCGAGCCCCaaagtcagcagcagcaccggGACCACAGCAGGAGGAgtagtgggaggaggaggagcagagtccTTGGGGGCCCGCATGGACATCCAGGCTGTGAGTGTTTTTAAGAGACTGGGCAATAAGAGAACCTAA